A single region of the Lycium barbarum isolate Lr01 chromosome 2, ASM1917538v2, whole genome shotgun sequence genome encodes:
- the LOC132621573 gene encoding peroxidase 24-like, producing MRTQLLLSYHVFLCLVFCGVVWGAGNVPRKNFYKSTRCPNAEQLVRDITWSKAKSDPTLGAKLLRVHYHDCFVRGCDASILLDKVGTDQSEKEARPNLSLGGFDVIDDIKQQLEAKCPGIVSCADILALAARDAVSFPFKTLMWDVATGRKDGNVSLASEVNGNLPSPFSDFATLQQIFANKGLNVDDLVALSGAHTIGVAHCGAFSRRLFNFTGKGDMDPSLNPTYAQSLNQLCPNPATTVEMDPLSSTSLDSNYFSILTQNKGLFQSDAALLTDKKSINVVRKLQKNKAFFFEFARSMQKMGAIEILTGNAGEIRKNCRVRN from the exons ATGAGAACTCAATTATTACTAAGTTACCATGTTTTTCTGTGTCTTGTTTTTTGTGGAGTTGTTTGGGGTGCAGGAAATGTACCACGCAAAAACTTCTATAAGAGCACTCGTTGTCCAAATGCTGAACAACTTGTTAGAGATATCACTTGGAGCAAAGCCAAGAGTGACCCTACCTTGGGTGCTAAATTGCTTCGAGTCCACTATCATGATTGTTTCGTTAGG GGATGCGATGCATCCATATTGCTGGATAAAGTGGGAACAGATCAATCTGAGAAGGAGGCCAGGCCAAATCTCTCACTGGGTGGTTTCGATGTAATTGATGATATCAAGCAACAACTTGAGGCAAAATGCCCTGGAATTGTTTCTTGTGCTGACATTTTAGCTTTAGCTGCTCGTGATGCTGTTTCTTTCCCG TTTAAAACCTTAATGTGGGATGTGGCAACCGGAAGAAAAGATGGGAATGTTTCCCTTGCAAGTGAAGTGAATGGAAACTTACCTTCACCATTCTCAGATTTTGCAACGCTTCAACAAATCTTTGCAAACAAAGGCCTAAATGTCGACGATCTTGTTGCATTATCAG GTGCTCACACAATTGGTGTTGCCCATTGTGGAGCTTTCTCAAGGAGACTCTTCAATTTCACTGGCAAAGGTGACATGGATCCATCTCTCAATCCTACTTATGCTCAATCTTTGAATCAATTGTGCCCTAATCCAGCCACAACTGTAGAAATGGATCCTTTGAGCTCAACTTCACTTGATAGCAATTACTTCAGCATACTTACTCAGAACAAAGGGTTGTTCCAATCTGATGCAGCCCTTCTAACTGACAAAAAATCAATTAATGTcgtgagaaaattgcaaaaaaataAGGCTTTCTTTTTTGAGTTTGCAAGATCCATGCAGAAAATGGGAGCCATTGAAATTCTTACAGGAAATGCTGGAGAAATCAGGAAGAATTGCCGCGTCAGAAATTaa